In Spirochaetota bacterium, a single genomic region encodes these proteins:
- a CDS encoding NAD(P)/FAD-dependent oxidoreductase, which produces MKAKYDVDVVIVGAGTAGCYTAWRLAEKGRSVLIVEKKKRKTLGTNVGIFHVDEIRFQQFGIPLPKGKELIGYYPDGLAWPPDGDATKKVSYAFYVMELPLFIERMQGYAEKAGARILFETDYKGPLTSGTRLAGIRVKKGTSTFDIAAKIVIDASGVDASVRTSLPADRGLEIDKIKPSEFLYVILQYWDKIEGKDTGRFPTGLNFYPFHKAFINPSYGKGAIVGIGQPESLQKAEQVQKEFLAERFPDTRHTLVKKTWGRTPFRRPPLSLVADGFMAVGDAAFMTKPFSGEGVTSGFTACQIAAETADAALTAGDFSAKALWPLNTRYFRDQGAKFAGLYAQVPAAAELSRHEVNYLFEKDIIFSSFDFESMNRDFEVKMGPLKLVAVAAKLVAGRLNGGISKKGFDCLMAAMSVAGKIRKHYEGYPAEPAGYPAWEEKARELWGEKR; this is translated from the coding sequence ATGAAAGCGAAATACGACGTCGACGTGGTCATCGTCGGTGCAGGGACCGCCGGCTGTTACACCGCATGGCGGCTCGCGGAGAAGGGACGCTCGGTCCTGATCGTCGAAAAAAAGAAACGGAAGACCCTGGGCACGAACGTCGGGATTTTCCACGTCGACGAGATCCGCTTCCAGCAGTTCGGCATTCCGCTACCTAAAGGGAAGGAGCTCATAGGCTACTACCCCGACGGCCTGGCCTGGCCCCCGGACGGGGACGCCACGAAGAAGGTCAGCTACGCCTTCTACGTAATGGAGCTTCCCCTCTTTATCGAACGGATGCAGGGCTACGCCGAGAAGGCCGGCGCCAGGATACTCTTCGAGACCGACTATAAAGGACCGCTCACGTCCGGCACGAGGCTCGCGGGCATCCGGGTCAAAAAAGGAACGTCTACGTTCGACATCGCTGCGAAGATCGTCATTGACGCCTCGGGCGTGGACGCATCGGTACGTACCTCGCTCCCGGCGGACCGCGGCCTGGAGATCGATAAGATCAAGCCGTCCGAATTCCTGTACGTCATCCTCCAGTACTGGGACAAGATCGAGGGCAAGGACACCGGGCGCTTCCCCACGGGACTCAACTTCTACCCCTTCCACAAGGCATTCATCAACCCGAGCTACGGCAAGGGCGCGATCGTGGGCATTGGCCAGCCCGAAAGCCTCCAGAAGGCGGAGCAGGTCCAGAAGGAATTCCTGGCGGAGCGCTTCCCCGACACGCGGCACACGCTCGTGAAGAAGACCTGGGGACGGACCCCCTTCCGGCGTCCCCCCCTCTCGCTCGTCGCCGACGGCTTCATGGCCGTGGGTGACGCCGCGTTCATGACCAAGCCCTTCTCCGGCGAGGGCGTCACCTCCGGGTTCACCGCCTGCCAGATCGCCGCGGAAACCGCCGATGCGGCGCTTACCGCGGGCGACTTCTCGGCGAAGGCCCTGTGGCCGCTCAACACGCGCTATTTCCGCGACCAGGGCGCGAAGTTCGCGGGACTCTACGCCCAGGTCCCCGCCGCCGCCGAGCTTTCCCGCCACGAGGTCAACTACCTGTTCGAGAAAGACATTATCTTCTCTTCGTTCGATTTCGAATCGATGAACCGCGACTTCGAGGTGAAGATGGGGCCGCTCAAGCTCGTAGCGGTGGCCGCGAAGCTTGTCGCGGGGAGGCTGAACGGCGGCATCTCGAAGAAGGGGTTCGACTGTCTCATGGCGGCCATGTCGGTCGCGGGGAAGATACGGAAACATTACGAAGGGTATCCCGCGGAGCCGGCGGGGTATCCCGCGTGGGAGGAGAAGGCGCGGGAGTTGTGGGGGGAGAAGCGATAG